One window from the genome of Ovis canadensis isolate MfBH-ARS-UI-01 breed Bighorn chromosome 21, ARS-UI_OviCan_v2, whole genome shotgun sequence encodes:
- the LOC138426448 gene encoding LOW QUALITY PROTEIN: olfactory receptor 8G1-like (The sequence of the model RefSeq protein was modified relative to this genomic sequence to represent the inferred CDS: substituted 1 base at 1 genomic stop codon), with amino-acid sequence MAAGNHSSVTEFILAGLTEHPGLQLLLFLLFLGIYVVTVVGNLGMITLIGLSSHLHTPMYYFLCSLSFIDLCQSTVITPKMLVSFVAEKNTISYRACMTXLFFFLVFVISECHMLAVMAYDRYVAICNPLLYNVTMSYQLCSCMVVGVYIMGLTGATAHTRCMLRVLFCKVDVINHYLCDLFPLLELSCSSTYINEVVVLCFSAFNILTPILTILSSYIFIISSILHIRSTEGRSKAFSTCSSHIAAVAIFYGSAAFMYLQPSSVSSMEHRKVSSAFYTIIVPMLNPLIYSLRNKDVKIAFNKILEKRSFL; translated from the coding sequence ATGGCAGCAGGAAATCACTCCTCAGTGACTGAGTTTATCCTTGCTGGGCTAACCGAGCATCCAGGACTCCAGctgctccttttcctcctcttcctaggAATCTATGTGGTCACGGTGGTGGGGAACCTGGGCATGATCACACTGATTGGGCTCAGTTCTCACctgcacacccccatgtactattTCCTCTGTAGCTTGTCCTTCATTGACCTCTGTCAGTCCACTGTCATTACCCCCAAAATGCTGGTGAGCTTTGTGGCAGAGAAGAATACTATCTCCTACCGAGCATGTATGACTTAACTCTTCTTCTTCCTTGTTTTTGTTATATCAGAATGTCATATGTTGGCTGTAATGGCATATGATCGCTATGTTGCCATCTGTAACcccttgctttacaatgtcaccATGTCTTATCAGCTCTGTTCTTGCATGGTAGTTGGGGTTTATATCATGGGCTTGACTGGTGCCACAGCTCACACACGTTGCATGCTAAGAGTGCTTTTCTGCAAGGTTGATGTGATCAACCATTACCTCTGTGATCTTTTTCCTCTACTGGAGCTCTCCTGCTCCAGTACTTACATAAATGAGGTGGTAGTTTTGTGTTTCAGTGCATTTAATATCCTCACCCCAATCCTGACCATCCTCAGCTCCTACATCTTCATCATCTCCAGCATCCTCCACATTCGTTCCACGGAGGGCAGGTCCAAAGCCTTCAGCACATGCAGCTCCCACATCGCTGCTGTTGCTATCTTCTATGGATCTGCAGCATTCATGTACCTGCAGCCATCATCAGTCAGCAGCATGGAGCACAGGAAAGTGTCCTCTGCGTTTTACACCATTATTGTGCCCATGCTGAATCCCCTAATCTACAGCCTGAGGAATAAAGATGTCAAAATTGCCTTCAATAAAATCCTTGAAAAAAGAAGTTTCCTGTGA